The Oncorhynchus masou masou isolate Uvic2021 chromosome 13, UVic_Omas_1.1, whole genome shotgun sequence genomic interval CATGCTgtacagcagcacaacatggctcATCGTGTGACTTCACAGCCACAGAATATTCCTCAACCTCACCCTAAAACTTTACAGCAACAGAACATGGCCCACCCTCAAACTTTACAGCGGCAACCAAGCTTGTCCCAGCGGCAACCAAGCTTGTCCCAGCTGCAAACTGTACAGCAGCAACAGCAGAATCTGGCGCACCCTCAGAATATCCAGCGGCAGCAAAGTTTGCCTCACACGCAGACTTTACGGCAGCAAAATCAGACTCTGCCACAAACCTTACAGCAGCAGCATCTTTTTCATCCTCAGACGCTGCAGCACCAGACTCTTCCTCACCAACAAGCTTTAGTACAGCAGGCTATGGCTCAGGCTCAAGGTCTCCGGCACCTGCCTGACTTAGCCCAGGCCCAGCCTCTACCTAGTCTGCAACATTCCCAGGGCATGCAGCACCCCCAGAGCCTGTCACAGCCTCTCCACCAGGGCCTCCGGCACCAGCCTGACGTAGCCCAGTCCCAGCCTCCACCCAGTCTGCAACATTCCCAGGGCCTCCCCCCATCTCAGCAGTTCCCCCAGGCCTCTGGTGCCGGCCCTGGCCCTCCCTCTGCCCTGCAGCCACAGCCAGGCCCCCCCTACGTCCCCAGGAAGCTGCCAGACGCAGACGTTCCGCCAAACGTAACTGTATCTACCTCCACCATCCCGCTGTCCATGGCGGCCTGCCTGCACCACAACCGGCCGGGCACAGACCTGAGCATCATCGTGCACCAGATCAACCAGTTCTGTCAGGCTCGGGCCGGAATGGGTGCCACCTCGGTGTGTGAGGGCCAGATTGCCAACCCCAGCCCCATCAGCCGTAACCTTCTCATCAATGCCAGCTCCAGGGTCAACACACCCCACAATCTGGACCTCCTTCCCTCCTGCCTGCTGGGCCCCACAGAGAAGGCCCCTGGAGAGTCCCAGGGCCCTGCTGGTGGCCTACAGCCCAACATAGCTGTCATGAACAGGTTGCCACCTGCTTTCCACACTGACATAAAGCAGCAGTTACAGCAGCAGCAAGTACAGCCGTTACAACAGGTTCACCAGCAGCAACAACATAATCAGGTACAGCAGCTCCAACAGGTTCATCAGCAGCAACAGCTACAACATCAGTTACAGCAGCAACTCCAACAGCAACACTCCTGGAACCAGCACCAGCTGGCTCACATGCAGCACCTGCCTGAGGGAACTAACCCCAGCAAGAACCCCAGGAGAGAAATCCCCTCTGGGCCTGTCTTCCCTGCCAAGACCCTCAACTATCCCCACGTGCTGCTGGCCTCGCAGCCACAAGCCTTCTACCTTAAACACCCATCAGACAAGACAACCCCCTCGCCCTCTGTAACCGGCCCACCGGGTGGCACCATGCCCAGCTCCACCAACGGGTGCTACCTGCAGGCTCCATGGAGCAGTGTCCTACAAGCAGGCAAAAGTGATGGTCTTGGCCCTCTGGATTTGGCCTTCCAGGGGGGCCCGTCAGGGGCCTCCATAGACTGCAGCACACCAGGATCACAGAACCGACCAGGAGCCAGACCCGGGTTCCCAGGTTTGGGTCAGACCAAGCTGATGAAGCAGAACGTGTCTGATTACCTGGCTGGGGATTTCCAGGCATTCCAGCATAACCCAGGTGCCATGGGGATGATGCACAGGCCCCCCATGGGTAGAGCTCTAACCCAGGGCCCAGAGCTAGGCAACGATAGAAATATCCCCGCTCATCACCCAGGCTATAGATAGATTGCAGTCTTCACCTCATCAGTTGTGTGTCATGGTTGGTGAATGATTCAAGATTATAATCAGGTGTCCACATGTTGTAGAGTTCTTGCAAGTGATCAATTGACTGTTCTCCCTAGTCGGTTGCTCCTGCTCTCAATGTTTAATCGCTGACTTATGTGTTTTAAAAGTATGGTCCTTAGCCCTTAAAGGTATCTGCCCTTAAAGGTATCTGTTAAACCTTAGTGCCAGATGAAGGGTTTTTGATTATTATTCTAATGATGATGAATACTTACTCATACCACAACATGGACATCTGCTTCTTGTAGTATTTTCTGGAATACTCTATTGTGATCTAGGACTAAGTAGAAAACCTAGTAGGGCTACTTCCTTTCCACATAATAATTACCATAGTTATCTCCAGGTTGTCATGGAACCAAACACGCCCTTTTACAACATTAGTGGCCTAATAGCTGCCAATGCAGCGGCTGAAAATAGGCCAGGAAATAACACCCCATGTTTACATTTGAATGGGTATTTTTGTATGCTAATATGAATCAGGTTCATGTCTGAGTATATTCTTACTTCAATCTCTCCCCATATAGAGTAAGGTACTGCTACAACCATTTTGTCCTGTCCTCTTGTGTGTGATAAGACCTTAAGACGGAGTACTTTTGAAGtcgtttttagttttttttttaatccctACCTTGTTCTGTTACTCCTGTTACTTGTCTCTACTTGAATTTCTCCAGTGACGCTTTCAGTATGAGGACTTAGAGAATCGAAATGTCATGCTAAACATTTACAAAAGGAACAAAACCTCGCTTTGGGAAAAACATTAATTGTTTTTTGAATAATGTGAACCCAGTAAGATCAATCCCCTGATCTTGAAAGGAATTGTCTGTTTGCTTAGACCAAATTGATCACTTGCAAGTGTGCAAGTACA includes:
- the LOC135552899 gene encoding protein FAM222B-like, translating into MLACLPASSGDPTTRFLSHTQMNTGLQQWDTTQKMRSANYPTPAELDAFAKKVSNKPLTIKIFPNSVKVPQRKYIRRTVNGLDTSSQRHSPYQSQVSSTRAGLVAVLRTSTGKSAIKDTDGSQAHLLPKAAMNLHSGSHVAQSSLHLPEPVPHLQGMSQTQHQALNQKQGLPHPHPQHAVQQHNMAHRVTSQPQNIPQPHPKTLQQQNMAHPQTLQRQPSLSQRQPSLSQLQTVQQQQQNLAHPQNIQRQQSLPHTQTLRQQNQTLPQTLQQQHLFHPQTLQHQTLPHQQALVQQAMAQAQGLRHLPDLAQAQPLPSLQHSQGMQHPQSLSQPLHQGLRHQPDVAQSQPPPSLQHSQGLPPSQQFPQASGAGPGPPSALQPQPGPPYVPRKLPDADVPPNVTVSTSTIPLSMAACLHHNRPGTDLSIIVHQINQFCQARAGMGATSVCEGQIANPSPISRNLLINASSRVNTPHNLDLLPSCLLGPTEKAPGESQGPAGGLQPNIAVMNRLPPAFHTDIKQQLQQQQVQPLQQVHQQQQHNQVQQLQQVHQQQQLQHQLQQQLQQQHSWNQHQLAHMQHLPEGTNPSKNPRREIPSGPVFPAKTLNYPHVLLASQPQAFYLKHPSDKTTPSPSVTGPPGGTMPSSTNGCYLQAPWSSVLQAGKSDGLGPLDLAFQGGPSGASIDCSTPGSQNRPGARPGFPGLGQTKLMKQNVSDYLAGDFQAFQHNPGAMGMMHRPPMGRALTQGPELGNDRNIPAHHPGYR